One genomic region from Acidobacteriota bacterium encodes:
- the asnS gene encoding asparagine--tRNA ligase, producing the protein MSQKLPTPSIRHLGDHTDQEVRVQGWLENKRSSGKIAFLLVRDGSGTVQCVASRKELSEEVWESIGELTQESTLAVTGRVSADSRAPGGYELHLTGVEPIQISEEYPITPKEHGTAFLMDHRHLWLRSSRQRAALAVRSEVVQAIRDFFYRREFTLIDSPILTPAACEGTSTLFETEYFGDPAYLSQSGQLYLEPALAAFGKVYCFGPTFRAEKSKTRRHLMEFWMVEPEVAFMEFPALCDLSEEFVREVVGRVVENCRDHLEALERDVSKLEAVDGEFPRITYSEAIEILQKDGQDIAHGDDFGAEHETLLAAHYERPVMVTHYPAAIKAFYMQPDPDDPSLALGLDIIAPEGYGEIIGGSQRIHDHDLLLSRIHEHELPVEAFQWYLDVRKYGTCPHSGFGMGLERFVAWMCGVKHLRETIPYPRMLNKIYP; encoded by the coding sequence ATGAGCCAAAAATTACCCACTCCGTCCATCCGCCATCTCGGCGACCACACCGACCAGGAAGTCCGCGTCCAGGGCTGGCTGGAGAATAAGCGCTCCAGCGGCAAGATCGCCTTTCTGCTGGTGCGCGACGGCAGCGGCACGGTGCAGTGCGTGGCCAGCCGCAAGGAGCTGTCGGAGGAGGTGTGGGAGAGCATCGGCGAGCTGACCCAGGAGTCCACCCTCGCCGTCACCGGCCGGGTGTCCGCTGACTCCCGGGCGCCCGGTGGCTACGAGCTGCATCTCACCGGCGTCGAGCCGATCCAGATCAGCGAAGAGTACCCCATCACCCCCAAGGAGCACGGCACCGCCTTCCTCATGGACCATCGCCATCTGTGGCTGCGCTCCAGCCGCCAGCGGGCGGCGCTGGCGGTGCGCAGCGAGGTGGTGCAGGCGATTCGCGACTTCTTTTACCGGCGAGAGTTCACCCTCATCGACTCGCCGATTCTCACCCCCGCCGCTTGCGAGGGCACCTCGACCCTCTTCGAGACGGAGTATTTCGGCGATCCGGCGTACCTCAGCCAGAGCGGCCAGCTGTATCTGGAGCCAGCGCTGGCGGCCTTCGGCAAGGTTTATTGCTTCGGGCCCACCTTCCGGGCGGAGAAGTCCAAGACCCGCCGCCACCTGATGGAGTTCTGGATGGTGGAGCCGGAGGTGGCGTTCATGGAGTTTCCCGCCCTCTGCGACCTGTCGGAGGAGTTCGTGCGCGAGGTGGTGGGCCGGGTGGTGGAGAATTGCCGCGACCATCTGGAGGCTTTGGAGCGCGACGTCAGCAAGCTGGAGGCGGTGGACGGCGAGTTCCCGCGCATTACTTACAGCGAGGCCATCGAGATTCTGCAGAAGGATGGCCAGGACATCGCCCACGGCGACGATTTCGGTGCTGAGCACGAGACCCTGCTGGCGGCTCATTACGAGCGGCCGGTGATGGTCACCCACTATCCGGCGGCGATCAAGGCGTTCTACATGCAGCCGGACCCCGACGATCCGAGCCTGGCCCTGGGTCTGGACATCATCGCCCCGGAGGGCTACGGCGAAATCATCGGCGGCAGCCAGCGCATCCACGATCACGATCTGCTGCTCTCGCGCATCCACGAGCACGAGCTGCCGGTGGAGGCCTTTCAGTGGTACCTGGACGTGCGCAAATACGGCACCTGTCCCCACAGCGGCTTCGGCATGGGGTTGGAGCGCTTCGTGGCCTGGATGTGCGGCGTCAAGCATCTGCGGGAGACCATCCCCTATCCGCGGATGCTGAATAAGATCTATCCCTGA
- the rnc gene encoding ribonuclease III: MVFGRRAATPLEKELGYRFRDPALLDRALTHRSFANERGLDGHYERLEFLGDAVLGLVAATWLFEEHPDQPEGELSKLKSSLVSARSLARHARRLGLGDALQLGVGEARSGGRAKRSLLADSMEAVFGAVYLDGGLEAAAKVVRSLLEINAGEHPAHGPGDPKTELQEAAQARGWALPEYRLVAEEGPDHQKIFRFHCLLEGEIRGRGEGRSKKVAEQSAAAQALASLDPSGGGA; encoded by the coding sequence ATGGTATTCGGACGCCGCGCCGCCACCCCGCTGGAGAAGGAGTTGGGCTATCGCTTTCGCGACCCGGCGCTTCTCGACCGCGCCTTGACCCACCGGTCCTTCGCCAACGAGCGCGGCCTCGACGGCCACTACGAGCGCTTGGAGTTCCTGGGCGACGCGGTGCTCGGGTTGGTTGCGGCGACTTGGCTCTTCGAGGAGCATCCGGACCAGCCCGAGGGTGAGCTGTCGAAGCTCAAGAGCTCGTTGGTGAGCGCCCGCTCCCTGGCCCGCCACGCCCGGCGCCTCGGCCTCGGGGATGCTCTGCAGCTGGGGGTGGGGGAGGCGCGCTCCGGAGGCCGAGCCAAGCGTTCTCTCCTCGCCGACTCCATGGAAGCGGTGTTCGGAGCGGTATATCTGGACGGCGGTCTGGAGGCGGCGGCGAAGGTGGTGCGCTCTCTGCTCGAGATCAACGCCGGCGAGCATCCCGCCCACGGGCCGGGGGATCCCAAGACCGAGCTCCAGGAGGCTGCCCAGGCCCGGGGCTGGGCGCTGCCGGAGTATCGCCTGGTGGCGGAGGAAGGCCCCGACCACCAGAAAATCTTCCGTTTCCACTGCTTGTTGGAAGGGGAGATTCGGGGCCGAGGCGAGGGCCGGAGCAAGAAGGTGGCCGAGCAGTCCGCCGCCGCCCAGGCCCTGGCTTCCCTTGACCCCTCCGGGGGCGGCGCTTAA
- a CDS encoding EamA family transporter, translating to MPSPWALGGAYLGCVLIWGTTWAAIRFSLESFPPFLGAGLRFTLAAALLLAFARFRGVPLGREPREWPLWWINGLLSFVATYGIVYWAEQWVPSGLASVLFATFPLFVAVLAHFVLPGERLGPLGTGGVVLGFVGVAVIFSEDLAALGGAEMSLAAVVMLLSPVAAALGSVAAKRWGRGLPALSLSGPPMAVGALGLGALGALTERSAVWPANPAWQPTGASLAAVLYLGVVGSAVVFGLYFWLLQHLAATRVSLIAYLAPVVAVAVGTLFLGEPLTPRLVLGAVVVLLGTALASR from the coding sequence ATGCCTTCCCCTTGGGCGCTCGGCGGTGCCTACCTGGGTTGTGTGCTGATCTGGGGCACCACCTGGGCCGCCATCCGCTTCAGCCTGGAGAGTTTTCCGCCGTTCCTCGGCGCCGGGTTGCGTTTCACCCTGGCGGCGGCGTTACTGCTGGCCTTCGCGCGCTTCCGCGGCGTTCCCCTGGGCCGTGAGCCCCGGGAGTGGCCGCTGTGGTGGATCAACGGCCTGCTCTCCTTCGTCGCCACCTACGGCATCGTCTATTGGGCGGAGCAGTGGGTGCCCTCGGGCCTGGCCTCGGTGCTCTTCGCCACCTTCCCGCTCTTCGTCGCCGTGCTGGCCCACTTCGTCCTGCCGGGGGAGCGGCTGGGGCCGTTGGGGACCGGTGGGGTGGTGCTGGGCTTTGTCGGGGTGGCGGTGATCTTCTCGGAAGACTTGGCGGCCCTCGGCGGCGCCGAGATGAGCCTGGCGGCGGTGGTGATGCTGCTGTCGCCGGTGGCGGCGGCGCTGGGCTCGGTGGCGGCGAAGCGTTGGGGCCGGGGCCTGCCGGCCCTCAGCCTGTCGGGCCCGCCCATGGCCGTCGGTGCGCTAGGTCTGGGAGCGCTGGGGGCGCTGACGGAGCGCTCGGCGGTGTGGCCCGCCAACCCGGCCTGGCAGCCCACGGGAGCGAGCCTGGCGGCGGTGCTCTATCTGGGGGTGGTGGGCTCGGCGGTGGTCTTCGGGCTTTATTTCTGGCTGCTCCAACACCTCGCCGCCACCCGCGTCTCCCTCATCGCTTACCTGGCTCCGGTGGTCGCAGTGGCGGTGGGTACGCTCTTTCTCGGCGAGCCCCTGACCCCGCGGCTGGTGCTGGGGGCCGTGGTGGTACTGCTGGGGACGGCTCTGGCGAGTCGCTAG